GCTCGTCGAGGTCGTCGTCTGCTTCGTCCTCGTGGTGCCGTTCCTGGTGGCGCTGCGGGTGCTGACCCGGTCCTCGGGCATGGCGCGGATGTTCCCGGCGGGACTGGCGCCGACCCGGGCGGCTGCGGTCGTCGTACCGGGGACGCTGCTGGTCGTCCACGGCCTGCTCAGCGCACCCGCCCTGCACCGCACCCTCACCGCACCGGCGAGCGACCTCGCCCTGCTGGGTGCTGCGTCCGGCGTCGGCGGGCTGGCCGCAGGGGTGCGGTGGGTGACCGGCCGGCCACCCGACTACGGTCGCCCGCTGGTGTCCACGCCGGCCGGTGGAGTCCCGACGAACCTGTACGGCAGCGTGCTGCGTGGCGTCGACATCGCGGTCCTGACCGCTCTCCCGATGCTGCTCAGCCCGACCCCGGGTGGGGCGCTCGCCTCGCTCGTGGTGTCGGTGGGCGTGATCGGCTACCTCTGCGGGCGGCGCTGAGTCCCGCTCAGCGGTGTCAACCTAGCACTTGCTTGGTATCTCCCTTATGATCCTCCTTCGGAGGACGACGAAAGGGATTCCGTGGCGTACAGCATCGACATGACCGGCCAGGTGGTCCTCGTGACCGGCGGGGGCAAGGGCGTGGGCGACGGCATCGTCCAGGCGTTCCTCGAGGCCGGTGCGACGGTGGAGATCTGCGGCCGGAGCACACCGGACTCCCTGCGCGAGGGCGTGCACTTCTCGTCCGTCGACGTCCGCGTGCCCGAGCAGGTCACGGCGTGGGTCGATGCCGTCGTAGGCCGCCACGGCCGCATCGACGTCGCGGTCAACAACGCCGGCGGCGCGCCCTTCGCCCAGTTCGACGCCGGATCGGCGCGCTTCCACGCGAAGATCAACGACCTCAACTTCATGTCCGCGGTCTACGTCGGCCTCGCCGTGCGCCCGCACCTGAAGGAGACCGGCGGGTCGATGGTCAACATCACCTCGATCTCCGCCCGGCGCTGCAGCCCCGGCACCGCCGTGTACGGCGCCGCGAAGGCGGCCCTCGAGAGCCTCACCGCCAGCCTCGGCGTCGAGTGGGCGCCCGAGGTCCGCGTCAACGCGGTCAGCTGCGGCCTCGTCGAGACGCCCGGCTCGGCCGACCACTACGGCGACGCGGAGCAGTTCGCCGCGGTCGCCGCCACCATCCCGCGGGGCGTCTTCGCCACGCCGCTGGAGGTCGGGCAGGCGT
This genomic interval from Nocardioides kongjuensis contains the following:
- a CDS encoding SDR family oxidoreductase, with the protein product MAYSIDMTGQVVLVTGGGKGVGDGIVQAFLEAGATVEICGRSTPDSLREGVHFSSVDVRVPEQVTAWVDAVVGRHGRIDVAVNNAGGAPFAQFDAGSARFHAKINDLNFMSAVYVGLAVRPHLKETGGSMVNITSISARRCSPGTAVYGAAKAALESLTASLGVEWAPEVRVNAVSCGLVETPGSADHYGDAEQFAAVAATIPRGVFATPLEVGQACVFLASPLATHITGAVLNVDGGGEWPAFLQHTPNA